From a region of the Pongo abelii isolate AG06213 chromosome 9, NHGRI_mPonAbe1-v2.0_pri, whole genome shotgun sequence genome:
- the CELF1 gene encoding CUGBP Elav-like family member 1 isoform X4, whose product MAAFKLDFLPEMMVDHCSLNSSPVSKKMNGTLDHPDQPDLDAIKMFVGQVPRTWSEKDLRELFEQYGAVYEINVLRDRSQNPPQSKGCCFVTFYTRKAALEAQNALHNMKVLPGMHHPIQMKPADSEKNNAVEDRKLFIGMISKKCTENDIRVMFSSFGQIEECRILRGPDGLSRGCAFVTFTTRAMAQTAIKAMHQAQTMEGCSSPMVVKFADTQKDKEQKRMAQQLQQQMQQISAASVWGNLAGLNTLGPQYLALLQQTASSGNLNTLSSLHPMGGLNAMQLQNLAALAAAASAAQNTPSGTNALTTSSSPLSVLTSSGSSPSSSSSNSVNPIASLGALQTLAGATAGLNVGSLAGMAALNGGLGSSGLSNGTGSTMEALTQAYSGIQQYAAAALPTLYNQNLLTQQSIGAAGSQKEGPEGANLFIYHLPQEFGDQDLLQMFMPFGNVVSAKVFIDKQTNLSKCFGFVSYDNPVSAQAAIQSMNGFQIGMKRLKVQLKRSKNDSKPY is encoded by the exons CTCAAAGAAAATGAACGGCACCCTGGACCACCCAGACCAACCAGATCTTGATGCTATCAAGATGTTTGTGGGCCAGGTTCCAAGGACCTGGTCTGAGAAGGACTTGCGGGAACTCTTCGAACAGTATGGTGCTGTATATGAAATCAACGTCCTAAGGGATAGGAGCCAAAACCCTCCTCAGAGCAAAG GGTGCTGTTTTGTTACATTTTACACCCGTAAAGCTGCATTAGAAGCTCAGAATGCTCTTCACAACATGAAAGTCCTCCCAGGG atgCATCACCCTATACAGATGAAACCTGCTGACAGTGAGAAGAACAATG CAGTGGAAGACAGGAAGCTGTTTATTGGTATGATTTCCAAGAAGTGCACTGAAAATGACATCCGAGTCATGTTCTCTTCATTTGGACAGATTGAAGAATGCCGGATATTGCGGGGACCTGATGGCCTGAGCCGAG GTTGTGCATTTGTGACTTTTACAACAAGAGCCATGGCACAGACGGCTATCAAGGCAATGCACCAAGCACAGACCATGGAG GGTTGCTCATCACCCATGGTGGTAAAATTTGCTGATACACAGAAGGACAAAGAACAGAAGAGAATGGCCCAGCAGCTCCAGCAGCAGATGCAGCAAATCAGCGCAGCATCTGTGTGGGGAAACCTTGCTGGTCTAAATACTCTTGGACCCCAGTATTTAGCA CTCCTTCAGCAGACTGCCTCCTCTGGGAACCTCAACACCCTGAGCAGCCTCCACCCAATGGGAG GGTTGAATGCAATGCAGTTACAGAATTTGGCTGCACTAGCTGCTGCAGCTAGTGCAGCTCAGAACACACCAAGTGGTACCAATGCTCTCACTACATCCAGCAGTCCCCTCAGCGTGCTCACTAGTTCAG GGTCCTCACCTAGCTCTAGCAGCAGTAATTCTGTCAACCCCATAGCCTCACTTGGAGCCCTGCAGACATTAGCTGGAGCAACGGCTGGCCTCAATGTTGGCTCTTTGGCAG GAATGGCTGCTTTAAATGGTGGCCTGGGCAGCAGTGGCCTTTCCAATGGCACCGGGAGCACCATGGAGGCCCTCACTCAGGCCTACTCGGGTATCCAGCAATATGCTGCTGCTGCGCTCCCCACTCTGTACAACCAGAATCTTCTGACACAGCAGAGTATTGGTGCTGCTGGAAGCCAGAAGGAAG GTCCAGAGGGAGCCAACCTGTTCATCTACCACCTGCCCCAGGAGTTTGGTGATCAGGACCTGCTGCAGATGTTTATGCCCTTTGGGAATGTCGTGTCTGCCAAGGTTTTCATAGACAAGCAGACAAACCTGAGCAAGTGTTTTG GTTTTGTAAGTTACGACAATCCTGTTTCGGCCCAAGCTGCCATCCAGTCCATGAACGGCTTTCAGATTGGCATGAAGCGGCTTAAAGTGCAGCTCAAACGTTCGAAGAATGACAGCAAGCCCTACTGA
- the CELF1 gene encoding CUGBP Elav-like family member 1 isoform X5 — MNGTLDHPDQPDLDAIKMFVGQVPRTWSEKDLRELFEQYGAVYEINVLRDRSQNPPQSKGCCFVTFYTRKAALEAQNALHNMKVLPGMHHPIQMKPADSEKNNAVEDRKLFIGMISKKCTENDIRVMFSSFGQIEECRILRGPDGLSRGCAFVTFTTRAMAQTAIKAMHQAQTMEGCSSPMVVKFADTQKDKEQKRMAQQLQQQMQQISAASVWGNLAGLNTLGPQYLALYLQLLQQTASSGNLNTLSSLHPMGGLNAMQLQNLAALAAAASAAQNTPSGTNALTTSSSPLSVLTSSAGSSPSSSSSNSVNPIASLGALQTLAGATAGLNVGSLAGMAALNGGLGSSGLSNGTGSTMEALTQAYSGIQQYAAAALPTLYNQNLLTQQSIGAAGSQKEGPEGANLFIYHLPQEFGDQDLLQMFMPFGNVVSAKVFIDKQTNLSKCFGFVSYDNPVSAQAAIQSMNGFQIGMKRLKVQLKRSKNDSKPY, encoded by the exons ATGAACGGCACCCTGGACCACCCAGACCAACCAGATCTTGATGCTATCAAGATGTTTGTGGGCCAGGTTCCAAGGACCTGGTCTGAGAAGGACTTGCGGGAACTCTTCGAACAGTATGGTGCTGTATATGAAATCAACGTCCTAAGGGATAGGAGCCAAAACCCTCCTCAGAGCAAAG GGTGCTGTTTTGTTACATTTTACACCCGTAAAGCTGCATTAGAAGCTCAGAATGCTCTTCACAACATGAAAGTCCTCCCAGGG atgCATCACCCTATACAGATGAAACCTGCTGACAGTGAGAAGAACAATG CAGTGGAAGACAGGAAGCTGTTTATTGGTATGATTTCCAAGAAGTGCACTGAAAATGACATCCGAGTCATGTTCTCTTCATTTGGACAGATTGAAGAATGCCGGATATTGCGGGGACCTGATGGCCTGAGCCGAG GTTGTGCATTTGTGACTTTTACAACAAGAGCCATGGCACAGACGGCTATCAAGGCAATGCACCAAGCACAGACCATGGAG GGTTGCTCATCACCCATGGTGGTAAAATTTGCTGATACACAGAAGGACAAAGAACAGAAGAGAATGGCCCAGCAGCTCCAGCAGCAGATGCAGCAAATCAGCGCAGCATCTGTGTGGGGAAACCTTGCTGGTCTAAATACTCTTGGACCCCAGTATTTAGCA CTTTATTTGCAGCTCCTTCAGCAGACTGCCTCCTCTGGGAACCTCAACACCCTGAGCAGCCTCCACCCAATGGGAG GGTTGAATGCAATGCAGTTACAGAATTTGGCTGCACTAGCTGCTGCAGCTAGTGCAGCTCAGAACACACCAAGTGGTACCAATGCTCTCACTACATCCAGCAGTCCCCTCAGCGTGCTCACTAGTTCAG CAGGGTCCTCACCTAGCTCTAGCAGCAGTAATTCTGTCAACCCCATAGCCTCACTTGGAGCCCTGCAGACATTAGCTGGAGCAACGGCTGGCCTCAATGTTGGCTCTTTGGCAG GAATGGCTGCTTTAAATGGTGGCCTGGGCAGCAGTGGCCTTTCCAATGGCACCGGGAGCACCATGGAGGCCCTCACTCAGGCCTACTCGGGTATCCAGCAATATGCTGCTGCTGCGCTCCCCACTCTGTACAACCAGAATCTTCTGACACAGCAGAGTATTGGTGCTGCTGGAAGCCAGAAGGAAG GTCCAGAGGGAGCCAACCTGTTCATCTACCACCTGCCCCAGGAGTTTGGTGATCAGGACCTGCTGCAGATGTTTATGCCCTTTGGGAATGTCGTGTCTGCCAAGGTTTTCATAGACAAGCAGACAAACCTGAGCAAGTGTTTTG GTTTTGTAAGTTACGACAATCCTGTTTCGGCCCAAGCTGCCATCCAGTCCATGAACGGCTTTCAGATTGGCATGAAGCGGCTTAAAGTGCAGCTCAAACGTTCGAAGAATGACAGCAAGCCCTACTGA
- the CELF1 gene encoding CUGBP Elav-like family member 1 isoform X3: MAAFKLDFLPEMMVDHCSLNSSPVSKKMNGTLDHPDQPDLDAIKMFVGQVPRTWSEKDLRELFEQYGAVYEINVLRDRSQNPPQSKGCCFVTFYTRKAALEAQNALHNMKVLPGMHHPIQMKPADSEKNNAVEDRKLFIGMISKKCTENDIRVMFSSFGQIEECRILRGPDGLSRGCAFVTFTTRAMAQTAIKAMHQAQTMEGCSSPMVVKFADTQKDKEQKRMAQQLQQQMQQISAASVWGNLAGLNTLGPQYLALLQQTASSGNLNTLSSLHPMGGLNAMQLQNLAALAAAASAAQNTPSGTNALTTSSSPLSVLTSSAGSSPSSSSSNSVNPIASLGALQTLAGATAGLNVGSLAGMAALNGGLGSSGLSNGTGSTMEALTQAYSGIQQYAAAALPTLYNQNLLTQQSIGAAGSQKEGPEGANLFIYHLPQEFGDQDLLQMFMPFGNVVSAKVFIDKQTNLSKCFGFVSYDNPVSAQAAIQSMNGFQIGMKRLKVQLKRSKNDSKPY, encoded by the exons CTCAAAGAAAATGAACGGCACCCTGGACCACCCAGACCAACCAGATCTTGATGCTATCAAGATGTTTGTGGGCCAGGTTCCAAGGACCTGGTCTGAGAAGGACTTGCGGGAACTCTTCGAACAGTATGGTGCTGTATATGAAATCAACGTCCTAAGGGATAGGAGCCAAAACCCTCCTCAGAGCAAAG GGTGCTGTTTTGTTACATTTTACACCCGTAAAGCTGCATTAGAAGCTCAGAATGCTCTTCACAACATGAAAGTCCTCCCAGGG atgCATCACCCTATACAGATGAAACCTGCTGACAGTGAGAAGAACAATG CAGTGGAAGACAGGAAGCTGTTTATTGGTATGATTTCCAAGAAGTGCACTGAAAATGACATCCGAGTCATGTTCTCTTCATTTGGACAGATTGAAGAATGCCGGATATTGCGGGGACCTGATGGCCTGAGCCGAG GTTGTGCATTTGTGACTTTTACAACAAGAGCCATGGCACAGACGGCTATCAAGGCAATGCACCAAGCACAGACCATGGAG GGTTGCTCATCACCCATGGTGGTAAAATTTGCTGATACACAGAAGGACAAAGAACAGAAGAGAATGGCCCAGCAGCTCCAGCAGCAGATGCAGCAAATCAGCGCAGCATCTGTGTGGGGAAACCTTGCTGGTCTAAATACTCTTGGACCCCAGTATTTAGCA CTCCTTCAGCAGACTGCCTCCTCTGGGAACCTCAACACCCTGAGCAGCCTCCACCCAATGGGAG GGTTGAATGCAATGCAGTTACAGAATTTGGCTGCACTAGCTGCTGCAGCTAGTGCAGCTCAGAACACACCAAGTGGTACCAATGCTCTCACTACATCCAGCAGTCCCCTCAGCGTGCTCACTAGTTCAG CAGGGTCCTCACCTAGCTCTAGCAGCAGTAATTCTGTCAACCCCATAGCCTCACTTGGAGCCCTGCAGACATTAGCTGGAGCAACGGCTGGCCTCAATGTTGGCTCTTTGGCAG GAATGGCTGCTTTAAATGGTGGCCTGGGCAGCAGTGGCCTTTCCAATGGCACCGGGAGCACCATGGAGGCCCTCACTCAGGCCTACTCGGGTATCCAGCAATATGCTGCTGCTGCGCTCCCCACTCTGTACAACCAGAATCTTCTGACACAGCAGAGTATTGGTGCTGCTGGAAGCCAGAAGGAAG GTCCAGAGGGAGCCAACCTGTTCATCTACCACCTGCCCCAGGAGTTTGGTGATCAGGACCTGCTGCAGATGTTTATGCCCTTTGGGAATGTCGTGTCTGCCAAGGTTTTCATAGACAAGCAGACAAACCTGAGCAAGTGTTTTG GTTTTGTAAGTTACGACAATCCTGTTTCGGCCCAAGCTGCCATCCAGTCCATGAACGGCTTTCAGATTGGCATGAAGCGGCTTAAAGTGCAGCTCAAACGTTCGAAGAATGACAGCAAGCCCTACTGA
- the CELF1 gene encoding CUGBP Elav-like family member 1 isoform X6: MNGTLDHPDQPDLDAIKMFVGQVPRTWSEKDLRELFEQYGAVYEINVLRDRSQNPPQSKGCCFVTFYTRKAALEAQNALHNMKVLPGMHHPIQMKPADSEKNNAVEDRKLFIGMISKKCTENDIRVMFSSFGQIEECRILRGPDGLSRGCAFVTFTTRAMAQTAIKAMHQAQTMEGCSSPMVVKFADTQKDKEQKRMAQQLQQQMQQISAASVWGNLAGLNTLGPQYLALYLQLLQQTASSGNLNTLSSLHPMGGLNAMQLQNLAALAAAASAAQNTPSGTNALTTSSSPLSVLTSSGSSPSSSSSNSVNPIASLGALQTLAGATAGLNVGSLAGMAALNGGLGSSGLSNGTGSTMEALTQAYSGIQQYAAAALPTLYNQNLLTQQSIGAAGSQKEGPEGANLFIYHLPQEFGDQDLLQMFMPFGNVVSAKVFIDKQTNLSKCFGFVSYDNPVSAQAAIQSMNGFQIGMKRLKVQLKRSKNDSKPY, from the exons ATGAACGGCACCCTGGACCACCCAGACCAACCAGATCTTGATGCTATCAAGATGTTTGTGGGCCAGGTTCCAAGGACCTGGTCTGAGAAGGACTTGCGGGAACTCTTCGAACAGTATGGTGCTGTATATGAAATCAACGTCCTAAGGGATAGGAGCCAAAACCCTCCTCAGAGCAAAG GGTGCTGTTTTGTTACATTTTACACCCGTAAAGCTGCATTAGAAGCTCAGAATGCTCTTCACAACATGAAAGTCCTCCCAGGG atgCATCACCCTATACAGATGAAACCTGCTGACAGTGAGAAGAACAATG CAGTGGAAGACAGGAAGCTGTTTATTGGTATGATTTCCAAGAAGTGCACTGAAAATGACATCCGAGTCATGTTCTCTTCATTTGGACAGATTGAAGAATGCCGGATATTGCGGGGACCTGATGGCCTGAGCCGAG GTTGTGCATTTGTGACTTTTACAACAAGAGCCATGGCACAGACGGCTATCAAGGCAATGCACCAAGCACAGACCATGGAG GGTTGCTCATCACCCATGGTGGTAAAATTTGCTGATACACAGAAGGACAAAGAACAGAAGAGAATGGCCCAGCAGCTCCAGCAGCAGATGCAGCAAATCAGCGCAGCATCTGTGTGGGGAAACCTTGCTGGTCTAAATACTCTTGGACCCCAGTATTTAGCA CTTTATTTGCAGCTCCTTCAGCAGACTGCCTCCTCTGGGAACCTCAACACCCTGAGCAGCCTCCACCCAATGGGAG GGTTGAATGCAATGCAGTTACAGAATTTGGCTGCACTAGCTGCTGCAGCTAGTGCAGCTCAGAACACACCAAGTGGTACCAATGCTCTCACTACATCCAGCAGTCCCCTCAGCGTGCTCACTAGTTCAG GGTCCTCACCTAGCTCTAGCAGCAGTAATTCTGTCAACCCCATAGCCTCACTTGGAGCCCTGCAGACATTAGCTGGAGCAACGGCTGGCCTCAATGTTGGCTCTTTGGCAG GAATGGCTGCTTTAAATGGTGGCCTGGGCAGCAGTGGCCTTTCCAATGGCACCGGGAGCACCATGGAGGCCCTCACTCAGGCCTACTCGGGTATCCAGCAATATGCTGCTGCTGCGCTCCCCACTCTGTACAACCAGAATCTTCTGACACAGCAGAGTATTGGTGCTGCTGGAAGCCAGAAGGAAG GTCCAGAGGGAGCCAACCTGTTCATCTACCACCTGCCCCAGGAGTTTGGTGATCAGGACCTGCTGCAGATGTTTATGCCCTTTGGGAATGTCGTGTCTGCCAAGGTTTTCATAGACAAGCAGACAAACCTGAGCAAGTGTTTTG GTTTTGTAAGTTACGACAATCCTGTTTCGGCCCAAGCTGCCATCCAGTCCATGAACGGCTTTCAGATTGGCATGAAGCGGCTTAAAGTGCAGCTCAAACGTTCGAAGAATGACAGCAAGCCCTACTGA
- the CELF1 gene encoding CUGBP Elav-like family member 1 isoform X2, with protein MAAFKLDFLPEMMVDHCSLNSSPVSKKMNGTLDHPDQPDLDAIKMFVGQVPRTWSEKDLRELFEQYGAVYEINVLRDRSQNPPQSKGCCFVTFYTRKAALEAQNALHNMKVLPGMHHPIQMKPADSEKNNAVEDRKLFIGMISKKCTENDIRVMFSSFGQIEECRILRGPDGLSRGCAFVTFTTRAMAQTAIKAMHQAQTMEGCSSPMVVKFADTQKDKEQKRMAQQLQQQMQQISAASVWGNLAGLNTLGPQYLALYLQLLQQTASSGNLNTLSSLHPMGGLNAMQLQNLAALAAAASAAQNTPSGTNALTTSSSPLSVLTSSGSSPSSSSSNSVNPIASLGALQTLAGATAGLNVGSLAGMAALNGGLGSSGLSNGTGSTMEALTQAYSGIQQYAAAALPTLYNQNLLTQQSIGAAGSQKEGPEGANLFIYHLPQEFGDQDLLQMFMPFGNVVSAKVFIDKQTNLSKCFGFVSYDNPVSAQAAIQSMNGFQIGMKRLKVQLKRSKNDSKPY; from the exons CTCAAAGAAAATGAACGGCACCCTGGACCACCCAGACCAACCAGATCTTGATGCTATCAAGATGTTTGTGGGCCAGGTTCCAAGGACCTGGTCTGAGAAGGACTTGCGGGAACTCTTCGAACAGTATGGTGCTGTATATGAAATCAACGTCCTAAGGGATAGGAGCCAAAACCCTCCTCAGAGCAAAG GGTGCTGTTTTGTTACATTTTACACCCGTAAAGCTGCATTAGAAGCTCAGAATGCTCTTCACAACATGAAAGTCCTCCCAGGG atgCATCACCCTATACAGATGAAACCTGCTGACAGTGAGAAGAACAATG CAGTGGAAGACAGGAAGCTGTTTATTGGTATGATTTCCAAGAAGTGCACTGAAAATGACATCCGAGTCATGTTCTCTTCATTTGGACAGATTGAAGAATGCCGGATATTGCGGGGACCTGATGGCCTGAGCCGAG GTTGTGCATTTGTGACTTTTACAACAAGAGCCATGGCACAGACGGCTATCAAGGCAATGCACCAAGCACAGACCATGGAG GGTTGCTCATCACCCATGGTGGTAAAATTTGCTGATACACAGAAGGACAAAGAACAGAAGAGAATGGCCCAGCAGCTCCAGCAGCAGATGCAGCAAATCAGCGCAGCATCTGTGTGGGGAAACCTTGCTGGTCTAAATACTCTTGGACCCCAGTATTTAGCA CTTTATTTGCAGCTCCTTCAGCAGACTGCCTCCTCTGGGAACCTCAACACCCTGAGCAGCCTCCACCCAATGGGAG GGTTGAATGCAATGCAGTTACAGAATTTGGCTGCACTAGCTGCTGCAGCTAGTGCAGCTCAGAACACACCAAGTGGTACCAATGCTCTCACTACATCCAGCAGTCCCCTCAGCGTGCTCACTAGTTCAG GGTCCTCACCTAGCTCTAGCAGCAGTAATTCTGTCAACCCCATAGCCTCACTTGGAGCCCTGCAGACATTAGCTGGAGCAACGGCTGGCCTCAATGTTGGCTCTTTGGCAG GAATGGCTGCTTTAAATGGTGGCCTGGGCAGCAGTGGCCTTTCCAATGGCACCGGGAGCACCATGGAGGCCCTCACTCAGGCCTACTCGGGTATCCAGCAATATGCTGCTGCTGCGCTCCCCACTCTGTACAACCAGAATCTTCTGACACAGCAGAGTATTGGTGCTGCTGGAAGCCAGAAGGAAG GTCCAGAGGGAGCCAACCTGTTCATCTACCACCTGCCCCAGGAGTTTGGTGATCAGGACCTGCTGCAGATGTTTATGCCCTTTGGGAATGTCGTGTCTGCCAAGGTTTTCATAGACAAGCAGACAAACCTGAGCAAGTGTTTTG GTTTTGTAAGTTACGACAATCCTGTTTCGGCCCAAGCTGCCATCCAGTCCATGAACGGCTTTCAGATTGGCATGAAGCGGCTTAAAGTGCAGCTCAAACGTTCGAAGAATGACAGCAAGCCCTACTGA
- the CELF1 gene encoding CUGBP Elav-like family member 1 (The RefSeq protein has 2 substitutions compared to this genomic sequence), protein MAAFKLDFLPEMMVDHCSLNSSPVSKKMNGTLDHPDQPDLDAIKMFVGQVPRTWSEKDLRELFEQYGAVYEINVLRDRSQNPPQSKGCCFVTFYTRKAALEAQNALHNMKVLPGMHHPIQMKPADSEKNNAVEDRKLFIGMISKKCTENDIRVMFSSFGQIEECRILWGPDGLSRGCALVTFTTRAMAQTAIKAMHQAQTMEGCSSPMVVKFADTQKDKEQKRMAQQLQQQMQQISAASVWGNLAGLNTLGPQYLALYLQLLQQTASSGNLNTLSSLHPMGGLNAMQLQNLAALAAAASAAQNTPSGTNALTTSSSPLSVLTSSGSSPSSSSSNSVNPIASLGALQTLAGATAGLNVGSLAGMAALNGGLGSSGLSNGTGSTMEALTQAYSGIQQYAAAALPTLYNQNLLTQQSIGAAGSQKEGPEGANLFIYHLPQEFGDQDLLQMFMPFGNVVSAKVFIDKQTNLSKCFGFVSYDNPVSAQAAIQSMNGFQIGMKRLKVQLKRSKNDSKPY, encoded by the exons CTCAAAGAAAATGAACGGCACCCTGGACCACCCAGACCAACCAGATCTTGATGCTATCAAGATGTTTGTGGGCCAGGTTCCAAGGACCTGGTCTGAGAAGGACTTGCGGGAACTCTTCGAACAGTATGGTGCTGTATATGAAATCAACGTCCTAAGGGATAGGAGCCAAAACCCTCCTCAGAGCAAAG GGTGCTGTTTTGTTACATTTTACACCCGTAAAGCTGCATTAGAAGCTCAGAATGCTCTTCACAACATGAAAGTCCTCCCAGGG atgCATCACCCTATACAGATGAAACCTGCTGACAGTGAGAAGAACAATG CAGTGGAAGACAGGAAGCTGTTTATTGGTATGATTTCCAAGAAGTGCACTGAAAATGACATCCGAGTCATGTTCTCTTCATTTGGACAGATTGAAGAATGCCGGATATTGCGGGGACCTGATGGCCTGAGCCGAG GTTGTGCATTTGTGACTTTTACAACAAGAGCCATGGCACAGACGGCTATCAAGGCAATGCACCAAGCACAGACCATGGAG GGTTGCTCATCACCCATGGTGGTAAAATTTGCTGATACACAGAAGGACAAAGAACAGAAGAGAATGGCCCAGCAGCTCCAGCAGCAGATGCAGCAAATCAGCGCAGCATCTGTGTGGGGAAACCTTGCTGGTCTAAATACTCTTGGACCCCAGTATTTAGCA CTTTATTTGCAGCTCCTTCAGCAGACTGCCTCCTCTGGGAACCTCAACACCCTGAGCAGCCTCCACCCAATGGGAG GGTTGAATGCAATGCAGTTACAGAATTTGGCTGCACTAGCTGCTGCAGCTAGTGCAGCTCAGAACACACCAAGTGGTACCAATGCTCTCACTACATCCAGCAGTCCCCTCAGCGTGCTCACTAGTTCAG GGTCCTCACCTAGCTCTAGCAGCAGTAATTCTGTCAACCCCATAGCCTCACTTGGAGCCCTGCAGACATTAGCTGGAGCAACGGCTGGCCTCAATGTTGGCTCTTTGGCAG GAATGGCTGCTTTAAATGGTGGCCTGGGCAGCAGTGGCCTTTCCAATGGCACCGGGAGCACCATGGAGGCCCTCACTCAGGCCTACTCGGGTATCCAGCAATATGCTGCTGCTGCGCTCCCCACTCTGTACAACCAGAATCTTCTGACACAGCAGAGTATTGGTGCTGCTGGAAGCCAGAAGGAAG GTCCAGAGGGAGCCAACCTGTTCATCTACCACCTGCCCCAGGAGTTTGGTGATCAGGACCTGCTGCAGATGTTTATGCCCTTTGGGAATGTCGTGTCTGCCAAGGTTTTCATAGACAAGCAGACAAACCTGAGCAAGTGTTTTG GTTTTGTAAGTTACGACAATCCTGTTTCGGCCCAAGCTGCCATCCAGTCCATGAACGGCTTTCAGATTGGCATGAAGCGGCTTAAAGTGCAGCTCAAACGTTCGAAGAATGACAGCAAGCCCTACTGA
- the CELF1 gene encoding CUGBP Elav-like family member 1 isoform X1, whose translation MAAFKLDFLPEMMVDHCSLNSSPVSKKMNGTLDHPDQPDLDAIKMFVGQVPRTWSEKDLRELFEQYGAVYEINVLRDRSQNPPQSKGCCFVTFYTRKAALEAQNALHNMKVLPGMHHPIQMKPADSEKNNAVEDRKLFIGMISKKCTENDIRVMFSSFGQIEECRILRGPDGLSRGCAFVTFTTRAMAQTAIKAMHQAQTMEGCSSPMVVKFADTQKDKEQKRMAQQLQQQMQQISAASVWGNLAGLNTLGPQYLALYLQLLQQTASSGNLNTLSSLHPMGGLNAMQLQNLAALAAAASAAQNTPSGTNALTTSSSPLSVLTSSAGSSPSSSSSNSVNPIASLGALQTLAGATAGLNVGSLAGMAALNGGLGSSGLSNGTGSTMEALTQAYSGIQQYAAAALPTLYNQNLLTQQSIGAAGSQKEGPEGANLFIYHLPQEFGDQDLLQMFMPFGNVVSAKVFIDKQTNLSKCFGFVSYDNPVSAQAAIQSMNGFQIGMKRLKVQLKRSKNDSKPY comes from the exons CTCAAAGAAAATGAACGGCACCCTGGACCACCCAGACCAACCAGATCTTGATGCTATCAAGATGTTTGTGGGCCAGGTTCCAAGGACCTGGTCTGAGAAGGACTTGCGGGAACTCTTCGAACAGTATGGTGCTGTATATGAAATCAACGTCCTAAGGGATAGGAGCCAAAACCCTCCTCAGAGCAAAG GGTGCTGTTTTGTTACATTTTACACCCGTAAAGCTGCATTAGAAGCTCAGAATGCTCTTCACAACATGAAAGTCCTCCCAGGG atgCATCACCCTATACAGATGAAACCTGCTGACAGTGAGAAGAACAATG CAGTGGAAGACAGGAAGCTGTTTATTGGTATGATTTCCAAGAAGTGCACTGAAAATGACATCCGAGTCATGTTCTCTTCATTTGGACAGATTGAAGAATGCCGGATATTGCGGGGACCTGATGGCCTGAGCCGAG GTTGTGCATTTGTGACTTTTACAACAAGAGCCATGGCACAGACGGCTATCAAGGCAATGCACCAAGCACAGACCATGGAG GGTTGCTCATCACCCATGGTGGTAAAATTTGCTGATACACAGAAGGACAAAGAACAGAAGAGAATGGCCCAGCAGCTCCAGCAGCAGATGCAGCAAATCAGCGCAGCATCTGTGTGGGGAAACCTTGCTGGTCTAAATACTCTTGGACCCCAGTATTTAGCA CTTTATTTGCAGCTCCTTCAGCAGACTGCCTCCTCTGGGAACCTCAACACCCTGAGCAGCCTCCACCCAATGGGAG GGTTGAATGCAATGCAGTTACAGAATTTGGCTGCACTAGCTGCTGCAGCTAGTGCAGCTCAGAACACACCAAGTGGTACCAATGCTCTCACTACATCCAGCAGTCCCCTCAGCGTGCTCACTAGTTCAG CAGGGTCCTCACCTAGCTCTAGCAGCAGTAATTCTGTCAACCCCATAGCCTCACTTGGAGCCCTGCAGACATTAGCTGGAGCAACGGCTGGCCTCAATGTTGGCTCTTTGGCAG GAATGGCTGCTTTAAATGGTGGCCTGGGCAGCAGTGGCCTTTCCAATGGCACCGGGAGCACCATGGAGGCCCTCACTCAGGCCTACTCGGGTATCCAGCAATATGCTGCTGCTGCGCTCCCCACTCTGTACAACCAGAATCTTCTGACACAGCAGAGTATTGGTGCTGCTGGAAGCCAGAAGGAAG GTCCAGAGGGAGCCAACCTGTTCATCTACCACCTGCCCCAGGAGTTTGGTGATCAGGACCTGCTGCAGATGTTTATGCCCTTTGGGAATGTCGTGTCTGCCAAGGTTTTCATAGACAAGCAGACAAACCTGAGCAAGTGTTTTG GTTTTGTAAGTTACGACAATCCTGTTTCGGCCCAAGCTGCCATCCAGTCCATGAACGGCTTTCAGATTGGCATGAAGCGGCTTAAAGTGCAGCTCAAACGTTCGAAGAATGACAGCAAGCCCTACTGA